In one Nicotiana tomentosiformis chromosome 6, ASM39032v3, whole genome shotgun sequence genomic region, the following are encoded:
- the LOC104094201 gene encoding syntaxin-124-like has translation MNDLFSNSFKKYQDLKKQVQVDDLEGGQVSQSGNESIDLAKFFEDVENVKEDMKDVEKLYKKLQESNEESKLVHNAKTVKEIRSRMDSDVSQVLKRVKMIKGKLEALERSNAAHRKIPGCGPGSSADRTRTSVVSGLGKKLKVLMDDFQALRARMNDEYKETVARRYYTVTGEKANDDLIENLISSGESESFLQKAIQEQGRGQIMDTISEIQERHDAVKEIEKNLIELHQIFLDMAALVEAQGQQLNDIESHVAHASSFVRRGTEQLTEARELQKSSRKCTCIAIFLIILLVIVLTFPLWWPLIVSKIAN, from the exons ATGAATGACTTGTTTTCTAATTCGTTTAAAAAGTACCAGGACCTAAAAAAACAGGTCCAAGTGGATGATCTAGAGGGTGGTCAAGTTAGCCAATCAGGAAATGAAAGCATTGATCTTGCTAAATTCTTTGAAGATGTAGAGAATGTGAAAGAGGATATGAAGGATGTCGAAAAGCTCTACAAAAAACTACAAGAATCAAATGAAGAGAGCAAACTTGTACATAATGCTAAGACTGTCAAAGAAATAAGGTCTAGGATGGACTCAGATGTGTCACAGGTCTTGAAACGCGTCAAGATGATCAAAGGAAAATTGGAAGCCCTCGAACGATCCAATGCAGCTCACAGGAAAATCCCGGGTTGTGGTCCTGGTTCTTCTGCAGATCGAACAAGAACTTCAGTAGTTAGCGGGTTAGGGAAGAAATTAAAAGTCCTCATGGATGATTTCCAGGCATTAAGGGCAAGAATGAATGATGAATATAAGGAGACTGTTGCAAGAAGATACTATACTGTGACAGGAGAGAAGGCTAATGATGATTTGATTGAGAATTTGATATCGAGTGGGGAGAGTGAGTCATTCCTCCAAAAGGCAATCCAAGAACAAG GTAGGGGCCAGATTATGGACACCATCTCAGAAATACAAGAAAGACATGATGCTGTGAAGGAGATTGAGAAGAATTTGATTgagttgcaccaaatatttctagacatggCTGCATTGGTGGAAGCACAAGGGCAACAATTGAATGATATTGAAAGTCATGTGGCACATGCAAGTTCCTTTGTTAGGCGAGGCACAGAGCAACTAACAGAAGCTAGGGAGTTACAGAAAAGCTCAAGAAAGTGTACTTGCATTGCCATTTTCCTTATCATTTTGCTTGTCATTGTCCTTACTTTTCCTCTCTGGTGGCCATTAATCGTTAGCAAAATTGCAAATTaa